The Bicyclus anynana chromosome 3, ilBicAnyn1.1, whole genome shotgun sequence genome has a window encoding:
- the LOC112053624 gene encoding uncharacterized protein LOC112053624 encodes MPNSFNCAMTRLKGIERKMNASEGFAERYRERINHLFQNEFAGEVIDLSPSPRTWYLPHFGVDNPHKQKLRLVFDAAAKCHNLSLNDYLLTGPDLLVSLLGIMMRFREHKIGIMGDIKDMFLRIKILPEDQDALRFLWRDNPKKKLKICAMTSLIFGANCSPFIAQFIKNKNAQMFESSKPAAVSAIRLQHYMDDYIDSIENIETSKKLIEDITYIHKQGGFEIRNWASNCDNVLKVIPTEALGPSAIKLNIEQHSERTLGLMWSPNIDTLGFDVSFKRIPSDILSGKKIPTKREILRVIMSIFDVFGFLAPFTIKGKLILQETWRSGIEWDEPLNSELYSKWTEWLTLLKGINKIYLPRHYQAAARASEMENAMYVAPNSASDYNAYSKLELHVFTDASIKAMCAVAYWRWEENKIIRVAFIASKCKVAPVKQLMSVPRLELQAAVIGARLAETIIKQHRIKPHRKYFWSDSTTVLHWVKNSARNYKMFVAHRLGEIDELTRASEWRYIPTKLNVADAATREVCDMTLFSGAWLYGPTFLCCDADEWPEDMTGTETEQIITECVNTIIIENKFTCLPACPDPARFSSWLRLLKSTCMVLAFVDKVCKKLTGEVDGAMMARAERLLMLYAQAQSFAEDLEHLKNQNILDKKSKLLTLTPFLDEQGILRVGGRIDAATGIPREVKHPIILDGRHPIARLIVMHYHKKFAHGNHETIVNELKQRYWITRLRPTVRTVASKCMLCRIRKAQPQPPRMGDLPEARLAHHQRPFTFCGLDLFGPMKITVGRRHQIRYGVLFTCMTIRAIHIEIVHTLTTDSLIMALRRMAARKSWPLRLFSDNGTNLRGADTELRKSIEDLDQEVLKREAVNYGTTWTFIPPRSPHWGGAWERLIKSVKTALKVVLTEQAPKEEVLLTLMAEVEQIVNSRPLTHVSVEPASAEAITPNHFLIGTSSNLPVLGEFNDSGRFLRRQWRTSQLLADCFWRRWVKEVLPQMLPRTKWLGESQPVQVGDLVVIADPNMPRGVWPRGIVEAVLPGKDGRVRVVDVRTKSGLLRRPVARVAVLPVKSEC; translated from the coding sequence ATGCCTAATTCTTTTAATTGCGCAATGACCAGGCTAAAGGGAATAGAAAGAAAAATGAACGCTAGCGAGGGCTTTGCTGAAAGATATAGGGAAAGAATAAATCATTTGTTTCAAAACGAATTTGCTGGAGAGGTGATAGATTTGTCTCCGAGCCCGCGAACATGGTACTTGCCCCATTTTGGTGTGGACAACCCGCACAAGCAGAAGTTGCGTTTGGTTTTCGATGCGGCTGCAAAGTGTCATAATCTAAGTTTGAACGATTACCTGCTGACGGGTCCTGATTTGCTCGTTTCACTGCTGGGCATAATGATGAGGTTCCGGGAACATAAAATCGGAATAATGGGGGACATAAAGGACATGTTTCTTAGAATAAAAATCTTACCTGAAGATCAAGATGCATTACGGTTCCTATGGCGTGACAACCCTaagaaaaaacttaaaatctgCGCCATGACATCCTTGATCTTTGGTGCAAATTGTTCGCCTTTCATCGCTCAattcatcaaaaataaaaacgcaCAAATGTTTGAGTCATCGAAGCCAGCCGCGGTGAGCGCGATCCGTTTACAGCACTACATGGATGATTATATTGACAGCATTGAAAATATAGAAACTTCGAAAAAATTAATAGAAGATATAACTTATATACACAAGCAAGGCGGCTTTGAAATACGTAACTGGGCAAGTAATTGTGACAATGTTTTAAAAGTCATCCCTACTGAAGCATTGGGGCCTAGTGCTATAAAACTCAACATTGAACAGCACTCCGAACGTACTTTAGGCCTCATGTGGTCTCCTAACATAGACACGTTAGGTTTTGATGTATCTTTTAAGCGCATCCCTTCAGACATACTTTCGGGGAAAAAGATACCTACGAAAAGAGAAATTTTAAGAGTGATTATGTCAATATTTGATGTGTTTGGATTTCTAGCGCCATTCACAATCAAaggaaaattaatattacaagagACATGGCGATCTGGAATCGAATGGGACGAACCACTTAATAGTGAACTTTATTCTAAGTGGACCGAATGGTTAACTTTGCTAAAAGGCATCAATAAGATATACCTACCGCGTCACTATCAAGCGGCCGCGCGCGCGAGCGAGATGGAGAACGCAATGTATGTTGCACCGAACAGTGCAAGCGATTATAATGCCTATTCGAAACTGGAATTACATGTTTTTACGGACGCGTCAATAAAAGCGATGTGCGCCGTCGCATACTGGCGGTGGGAAGAAAACAAGATAATACGCGTTGCCTTCATTGCAAGTAAGTGTAAGGTAGCACCAGTAAAACAATTAATGTCGGTTCCTCGGCTAGAACTTCAAGCTGCCGTTATAGGAGCTAGATTGGCggaaacaataattaaacagCATAGAATTAAGCCGCACAGGAAATATTTTTGGAGTGATTCCACAACTGTATTACACTGGGTAAAAAATAGCGCgcgaaattataaaatgttcgtAGCACATCGATTGGGAGAAATAGACGAACTTACTCGTGCAAGCGAATGGCGTTATATACCCACAAAACTGAATGTCGCGGACGCGGCTACAAGAGAAGTGTGTGATATGACCTTATTCAGCGGCGCATGGCTGTACGGGCCTACTTTTCTATGCTGCGATGCGGATGAATGGCCGGAAGATATGACTGGTACTGAAACAGAGCAAATTATCACAGAATGTGTAAATACGATCATTATAGAAAATAAGTTTACTTGCTTACCTGCTTGTCCCGATCCGGCGAGGTTCTCTTCTTGGCTACGGCTGTTAAAGTCTACATGCATGGTGTTAGCGTTCGTGGATAAAGTGTGTAAAAAGCTTACCGGCGAAGTTGATGGTGCCATGATGGCGCGAGCGGAGCGGTTATTGATGCTGTACGCACAAGCTCAGTCATTTGCTGAAGACCTGGAACAcctgaaaaatcaaaacattttagACAAGAAAAGTAAATTACTTACCTTAACGCCATTCTTAGACGAGCAAGGCATTCTTCGAGTGGGTGGCCGCATCGACGCTGCAACTGGAATCCCAAGAGAAGTCAAGCATCCTATTATATTAGACGGGCGTCATCCTATTGCAAGACTTATTGTAATGCATTATCATAAAAAATTCGCTCACGGGAATCATGAAACAATAGTAAATGAATTGAAACAACGATATTGGATAACACGCCTGCGCCCTACGGTCAGAACCGTTGCATCGAAATGCATGCTTTGTCGTATTCGCAAAGCCCAACCGCAACCACCTCGAATGGGAGACTTACCAGAAGCACGACTAGCACATCATCAGCGACCATTCACATTCTGTGGTTTGGATCTCTTTGGTCCAATGAAAATCACAGTAGGACGTCGACACCAAATTCGATATGGAGTGCTATTCACATGTATGACGATAAGAGCCATACATATAGAAATAGTACACACCCTCACGACGGACTCTCTGATAATGGCGCTCAGAAGAATGGCGGCACGCAAATCATGGCCTTTAAGATTGTTCTCGGATAACGGAACCAACCTAAGAGGAGCTGATACCGAGTTAAGAAAGTCGATTGAAGATCTAGATCAAGAAGTGCTTAAGAGAGAGGCCGTTAACTATGGAACCACGTGGACCTTTATACCCCCACGTAGTCCCCACTGGGGTGGAGCGTGGGAAAGATTAATCAAAAGCGTGAAGACAGCTCTCAAAGTTGTTCTCACAGAACAGGCCCCGAAAGAAGAGGTTCTGCTCACGCTGATGGCGGAGGTGGAGCAGATTGTCAACAGCAGGCCACTTACTCACGTATCTGTCGAGCCCGCCTCGGCAGAAGCCATCACACCTAACCATTTTCTTATAGGTACCTCGTCAAACCTTCCTGTGCTGGGGGAGTTCAACGACTCTGGCAGGTTCCTGAGGAGGCAATGGCGTACATCCCAGCTCCTGGCTGACTGCTTCTGGCGTCGCTGGGTAAAGGAGGTCCTTCCACAGATGCTGCCAAGAACTAAGTGGCTAGGAGAGTCCCAGCCGGTACAGGTCGGGGACTTGGTGGTCATCGCCGATCCAAATATGCCACGAGGAGTATGGCCCCGGGGCATAGTGGAAGCCGTGCTGCCAGGCAAGGACGGACGCGTACGGGTCGTGGAcgtgcggacgaagtcggggcTGCTGAGGCGACCGGTGGCACGCGTCGCAGTACTACCAGTGAAGAGCGAGTGCTAA